The following coding sequences are from one Paenibacillus sp. JDR-2 window:
- a CDS encoding sugar-binding transcriptional regulator has protein sequence MEELSDKRLKMIEAARMYYELDYNQQEIAKKLGVSRPTVSRFLQQAKEDGIVQIRIMDPASDNQERARMLKERFGLKEAIVASVPKYEDAMVKKVIGEAAANFLNDTVQDGDTIAVTWGTTLYEVASRLPNKHTKKVKVVQLNGGVSHSETNTYAYEIAQLFAKAYQTSPYLIPLPAIVDHAVVKHAIEADRHIRKILDMGKQANIAVVTVGAPTEDSVLIRANYFSDEDLGIILSRGVGDICSRIIDINGQLCSEELDHRTIGIDLNELKKKEWSVLVAGGPSKVEAIYGALNGQYTNTLITDQITAQHLLEFKG, from the coding sequence ATGGAGGAGCTAAGCGATAAGCGGTTAAAAATGATTGAAGCGGCCCGTATGTATTACGAGCTGGACTACAATCAACAGGAGATAGCGAAAAAGCTGGGTGTATCGCGCCCGACGGTTTCGCGTTTTCTGCAGCAGGCGAAGGAAGACGGCATCGTGCAGATTCGCATTATGGACCCGGCCTCCGATAACCAGGAACGCGCCCGCATGCTCAAGGAACGCTTTGGCCTGAAGGAAGCAATTGTAGCTTCCGTTCCGAAATACGAGGACGCCATGGTCAAGAAGGTCATTGGCGAGGCTGCGGCTAATTTTTTGAACGATACGGTACAAGATGGCGATACGATTGCCGTCACTTGGGGAACAACATTATATGAAGTAGCCTCTCGTCTGCCGAACAAGCACACGAAGAAGGTAAAGGTTGTGCAGCTGAACGGCGGCGTAAGCCATTCCGAGACGAATACGTATGCGTATGAGATTGCGCAGCTGTTCGCGAAGGCGTATCAGACCTCGCCATACTTAATTCCGCTTCCGGCGATTGTGGACCATGCGGTCGTGAAGCATGCGATTGAAGCGGACAGGCATATCCGCAAAATCCTCGATATGGGCAAGCAGGCTAATATCGCGGTTGTCACGGTAGGGGCGCCGACGGAAGATTCGGTTCTGATCCGCGCGAATTATTTTTCCGACGAGGATCTGGGCATTATTTTATCGCGCGGCGTTGGCGATATCTGCTCCCGGATTATCGATATTAACGGGCAGCTGTGCAGCGAGGAGCTGGACCACCGTACAATCGGCATAGACTTGAACGAGCTGAAAAAGAAAGAATGGTCCGTTCTTGTTGCCGGAGGTCCAAGCAAGGTCGAAGCGATATACGGCGCATTAAACGGCCAGTATACGAATACGTTAATAACCGACCAGATTACGGCACAGCATTTGCTGGAGTTCAAAGGATAA
- the deoC gene encoding deoxyribose-phosphate aldolase produces the protein MSNQKNLSAGEVAAYIDHTALKAETTKQEIIKLCEEAKQYHFATVCVNPGYVALAAKELAGSGVGITTVVGFPLGATTTFAKAEEAKDAIANGATEVDMVINVGLIKSGDFEGVKKDVEGVAQACKGKAVLKVILETGLLTDEEKVRACEICKEAGADFVKTSTGFGKGGATAEDIALMRRTVGPDLGVKASGGVRDLETALKMIEAGASRIGASSSVAIVTGGQGEGY, from the coding sequence ATGAGTAATCAAAAGAATCTGTCGGCAGGGGAAGTAGCTGCTTACATTGATCATACTGCACTAAAAGCGGAGACTACAAAACAAGAAATTATTAAGCTTTGCGAAGAAGCGAAGCAGTATCATTTCGCAACGGTATGCGTAAATCCGGGTTATGTCGCTCTTGCAGCGAAGGAGCTTGCGGGCTCTGGCGTTGGCATCACGACGGTTGTAGGGTTCCCTCTTGGAGCGACTACGACCTTTGCGAAGGCTGAAGAAGCGAAGGACGCGATTGCAAACGGCGCGACGGAAGTCGATATGGTAATCAACGTTGGCCTGATCAAGTCCGGCGACTTCGAAGGCGTGAAGAAGGATGTGGAAGGCGTTGCCCAAGCATGCAAAGGGAAAGCCGTTCTTAAGGTTATCCTGGAGACAGGCCTGCTCACCGACGAAGAGAAGGTGCGTGCCTGCGAGATCTGCAAGGAAGCGGGAGCGGATTTCGTGAAGACGTCGACGGGCTTCGGCAAAGGCGGAGCTACGGCGGAAGATATCGCGCTGATGCGCCGTACGGTTGGTCCGGATCTGGGCGTAAAAGCTTCCGGCGGCGTTCGCGATCTGGAAACTGCGCTTAAGATGATTGAGGCAGGCGCAAGCCGGATCGGCGCAAGCTCGAGCGTAGCGATTGTGACGGGCGGTCAAGGCGAAGGATACTGA
- a CDS encoding SulP family inorganic anion transporter, translating to MSLKTSWREQWTGNVRMNVLAGITATLALVPDSLAFSFMAGVPPVVGIYASICILLVITFLGGRPGMISAAAGSMAVLMLTLVKEHGIEYLFAATVLTGIIQFLMGVFKLGKLMRFVPSGVLTGFINALAIMIFLSQLRYFKGESWVMYVLVAVTLGIIYLVPRFFKAIPSPLIAVVVLTLAVWAFGMGDVTRIGDIARIDASLPSFLFPDIPFSLDTLWIILPYSLSLAVVGYTETMLTHNLLDEMTGEKTDKNREMKGQGLANIVAGFFGGMAGCALVAESVLNVKMGGKNRLSTLVAALFLLLLVVLLGDLLSLVPMAALVGIMLMVCIAIFDWSSVFRMNRLPLGETVVMLVTVGAVLLTHDLAIGVVAGVFVSFIGFAVKASKVHIHDEWNGSTRTYRVHGQLFFASASELEERIEHDCEAEEVRIDLSGTKVWDHTANLAVRKTVDRLQKNGKQVTVVGV from the coding sequence ATGAGCTTGAAGACTTCATGGCGGGAGCAATGGACGGGGAACGTAAGAATGAATGTACTGGCAGGCATTACGGCAACGCTTGCGCTTGTACCGGATTCTCTTGCTTTCTCGTTTATGGCGGGAGTTCCGCCGGTCGTAGGCATTTATGCTTCGATTTGTATTTTGCTTGTTATTACGTTTCTAGGCGGCAGACCGGGCATGATCTCGGCTGCAGCCGGCTCGATGGCCGTTCTGATGCTGACGCTGGTGAAGGAGCACGGCATCGAGTATTTGTTCGCGGCAACCGTATTGACGGGTATCATTCAATTCCTGATGGGCGTGTTTAAGCTGGGCAAGCTGATGCGATTTGTCCCTTCGGGCGTGCTGACAGGGTTCATCAATGCGCTGGCGATTATGATTTTCCTGTCGCAGCTGCGGTATTTCAAAGGCGAATCCTGGGTCATGTACGTGCTTGTTGCCGTAACGCTTGGCATTATCTATCTTGTTCCTCGCTTCTTTAAGGCGATTCCATCGCCGCTGATTGCGGTTGTGGTGCTGACGCTTGCCGTATGGGCGTTTGGCATGGGGGATGTTACGCGAATTGGCGATATTGCACGGATTGATGCTTCGCTGCCGTCGTTCCTTTTCCCGGATATACCGTTCAGCCTGGATACGCTCTGGATTATTCTCCCGTACTCCCTGTCGCTGGCGGTAGTAGGTTATACGGAGACGATGCTCACGCATAACCTGCTGGATGAGATGACGGGCGAGAAGACGGATAAGAACCGGGAGATGAAAGGGCAGGGCCTTGCCAATATCGTTGCCGGATTTTTCGGCGGGATGGCGGGCTGCGCTTTGGTTGCGGAATCGGTACTTAATGTGAAAATGGGCGGGAAAAACCGCTTGTCTACTCTCGTCGCGGCTTTGTTCCTCCTGCTGCTCGTCGTATTGCTCGGCGACCTGCTGTCGCTTGTGCCGATGGCTGCGCTGGTGGGCATTATGCTGATGGTATGTATTGCGATCTTCGACTGGAGCTCCGTGTTCCGCATGAACCGTCTGCCGCTGGGCGAGACTGTCGTTATGCTGGTGACGGTGGGCGCCGTACTTTTGACGCATGACCTTGCGATAGGTGTTGTTGCCGGCGTGTTCGTAAGCTTTATCGGATTCGCTGTAAAAGCCTCCAAGGTTCACATTCACGACGAATGGAACGGATCAACGCGGACGTACCGCGTGCACGGTCAGCTGTTCTTCGCCTCCGCCTCCGAGCTGGAGGAGCGAATCGAGCATGACTGCGAAGCGGAAGAGGTCCGCATCGACCTCTCCGGCACAAAAGTATGGGATCACACGGCGAACCTCGCCGTTCGCAAGACGGTCGACCGTTTGCAAAAAAACGGCAAGCAAGTAACGGTTGTAGGCGTTTAA
- a CDS encoding DUF7002 family protein, which produces MTDIEQTIALITKSSGRRSAYHFTRASNLQSIARFDSIWSSQHLLPKSTGERRVAREVVSYEGASITVNSHLRIPEAMMETGCSVEEFRNFIDKHVFFWPTARDCLKMLTTYMRREPDEAFAVLEFEASELLLEHKESVRLSKYDSGSSPRFPKSCNYRKSPAMFVTLADFGRRTDYAVPVKPSEIKEILIEKQAHFVTRLLKSVYAPTQEYVPPAWLPNYQPLDRLLPVDETEA; this is translated from the coding sequence ATGACCGATATAGAACAAACTATCGCGCTAATCACGAAATCGAGCGGCAGAAGGTCGGCTTATCATTTTACGCGGGCAAGTAATTTGCAAAGTATCGCCCGCTTCGACTCGATCTGGTCGAGTCAGCATTTGCTGCCCAAATCGACTGGCGAGCGCCGGGTCGCAAGAGAAGTGGTATCGTACGAGGGAGCCTCGATTACGGTTAATTCGCATCTTCGCATCCCCGAGGCAATGATGGAGACGGGCTGCTCGGTAGAAGAATTCCGTAATTTTATAGACAAGCATGTCTTCTTCTGGCCAACCGCAAGGGATTGCCTCAAGATGCTGACGACATACATGCGGCGAGAGCCTGACGAGGCATTTGCCGTGCTCGAATTCGAAGCAAGCGAACTGCTCCTAGAGCACAAGGAGTCTGTCCGGTTGTCCAAATACGACTCGGGCAGCTCGCCCCGTTTTCCAAAGAGCTGTAACTACCGGAAGAGTCCGGCGATGTTTGTAACCCTTGCTGATTTTGGCCGCAGAACCGATTACGCAGTCCCCGTCAAGCCTTCGGAGATCAAGGAAATTCTTATTGAGAAGCAGGCACACTTCGTTACCCGGCTGCTCAAGTCCGTTTACGCACCGACCCAAGAGTATGTGCCTCCGGCATGGCTGCCAAATTATCAACCGCTCGACCGCCTGCTGCCCGTTGATGAAACAGAAGCTTAA
- a CDS encoding aldose epimerase, producing the protein MSQFQVTSYTDTFKIYELIEESTSSRIRVCPERGGIVIGCQLNGLEVFYLDKATFDHPTANIRGGNPILFPICGQLENKTYTWNGQSYEMANHGVARTSVWEVAGTSTDGEASITIVLRSNEETKQSFPFDFEVSFTYALVNGELHIRQQYRNLTEGETMPFYAGFHPYFNADSKKLPYETDATTYLDYNDMVEKPYTGELDLDGMVESVTLLGAEKREIAFPVSGGARVRMTYDDIFKYVQVWSVQDKPFVCVEPWMAMTGELNRQEELVMLQSGEALNCNLTISCER; encoded by the coding sequence ATGAGCCAGTTTCAAGTAACCAGCTACACCGACACGTTTAAGATTTACGAACTAATCGAGGAGAGCACTTCGTCCCGCATTCGGGTATGCCCGGAGCGCGGCGGCATCGTTATCGGCTGCCAGCTGAACGGACTTGAAGTATTCTACCTGGACAAAGCAACGTTTGATCATCCAACTGCGAACATCCGCGGAGGTAATCCGATCCTGTTCCCGATCTGCGGACAGCTCGAGAACAAAACATATACTTGGAATGGCCAATCGTACGAGATGGCTAACCATGGCGTAGCCCGTACTTCCGTATGGGAAGTTGCCGGCACCAGTACCGATGGCGAAGCTTCGATTACTATTGTACTGCGGAGCAATGAAGAGACTAAGCAAAGCTTCCCGTTTGATTTCGAGGTGAGCTTCACTTACGCGCTGGTGAATGGCGAGCTTCATATCCGCCAGCAATACCGCAACCTGACGGAAGGCGAAACGATGCCGTTCTATGCCGGCTTCCACCCTTACTTCAATGCCGATTCGAAAAAGCTTCCGTACGAGACCGATGCGACTACCTACCTCGACTACAACGACATGGTTGAGAAGCCATACACCGGCGAGCTGGATCTGGACGGCATGGTGGAGTCCGTTACCCTGCTTGGCGCCGAGAAGCGCGAGATCGCATTCCCGGTTAGCGGCGGCGCCCGCGTGCGCATGACTTATGACGATATCTTCAAATACGTCCAAGTCTGGTCCGTGCAGGACAAGCCGTTCGTCTGCGTTGAGCCATGGATGGCCATGACCGGCGAGCTGAACCGCCAGGAAGAGCTCGTAATGCTCCAATCCGGCGAGGCACTGAACTGCAACTTGACGATCAGCTGCGAAAGATAG
- a CDS encoding peptidylprolyl isomerase: MENKDSQHKRENEELDTAAEQENQQYVYEDDNKDDQHVDALQDEKDEEVEEEERKQAPTSETPAQAAGGRSGGKAWIAVSAILAIVLIIVLIKPPFGAGDKAVATVNGAKITKDKLYDSLVEQGGKSTLDNMITTELIDQAAADAKVTVTEADVDKEIENLKKSFGSEDEFNQTLAQYGMTVDSLREDAEVQVKIRKILEPQVKVTDDDIKAYYDANKASMSTPEQIRASHILVATKEEAEDILKQLKAGADFATLAKEKSTDTGTKDNGGDLNFFGKGSMEPAFEDAAFALKKGELSGVVQTSYGYHIIKKTDEKAAVTPTLEEKKEDIKYQLVTQKVSELSSTWMADLKAKAKITNTLDPAAAEESPAASADASPEASAAAGNASTNTAK; this comes from the coding sequence ATGGAAAACAAAGACTCGCAGCACAAAAGAGAAAATGAGGAGCTTGACACGGCTGCGGAGCAAGAAAACCAACAATACGTCTATGAAGATGACAACAAAGACGATCAACACGTAGATGCCCTTCAAGACGAGAAAGATGAAGAGGTCGAAGAAGAAGAGCGCAAGCAAGCTCCTACTTCCGAAACTCCGGCGCAAGCAGCTGGCGGCCGCAGCGGCGGCAAAGCTTGGATCGCCGTATCGGCTATCTTGGCCATCGTGCTTATTATCGTTCTGATTAAACCACCGTTTGGCGCAGGCGACAAAGCTGTTGCAACGGTTAATGGCGCTAAAATTACAAAGGACAAGCTGTACGATTCCCTCGTGGAACAAGGCGGCAAGTCTACGCTGGACAACATGATTACAACAGAGCTGATCGACCAAGCAGCGGCAGACGCAAAAGTAACGGTTACTGAAGCAGACGTAGATAAAGAAATCGAGAACCTCAAGAAATCGTTCGGTTCCGAGGACGAGTTCAACCAAACGCTTGCTCAATACGGCATGACGGTTGACAGCCTGCGCGAAGACGCGGAAGTGCAAGTGAAAATCCGTAAAATTCTCGAGCCGCAAGTTAAAGTAACAGATGACGACATTAAAGCTTACTACGACGCGAACAAAGCATCCATGTCGACGCCTGAGCAAATCCGCGCTTCGCATATCCTCGTAGCTACGAAGGAAGAAGCGGAAGACATTCTGAAGCAGCTGAAAGCCGGCGCAGACTTCGCTACTCTGGCGAAAGAGAAATCGACGGATACAGGCACGAAAGACAACGGCGGCGACCTGAACTTCTTCGGGAAAGGCTCCATGGAGCCCGCTTTCGAAGACGCGGCATTCGCGCTGAAAAAAGGCGAGCTGAGCGGCGTTGTTCAGACAAGCTACGGCTACCACATCATCAAGAAAACCGATGAGAAAGCAGCTGTAACGCCTACGCTGGAAGAGAAGAAAGAAGACATCAAGTACCAGCTGGTAACGCAAAAAGTAAGCGAGCTGTCCTCGACTTGGATGGCGGACCTGAAAGCTAAAGCAAAAATCACGAATACGCTTGATCCTGCTGCGGCTGAAGAGTCCCCTGCGGCAAGCGCAGACGCAAGCCCTGAAGCAAGTGCAGCGGCTGGCAACGCTTCGACCAACACGGCGAAATAA
- a CDS encoding bifunctional diguanylate cyclase/phosphodiesterase codes for MVILHGEYNGWVILLSFIIALFVSYSALNLVYKISQSKGKVQLGWMLAGAFVMGSGVWTMHFIGMMAFHIGIPISYNVPITLLSITASICASYVAFYLTLAKEINRLKLLGGGFIMGAGIVAMHYTGMASMHSPTMSIQYNPIIVVLSAVIAILASCAALYFFINFRDGSKAVWSKWAAASLMGLAVCGMHYTGMGAASFWCGEPIASSLTENIPINLFLLISVTLVTLLIMLVTWIAIYLDRTVLERMAYSDPLTGLANRHAMNRYFDQKLDKARSYGLLFLDLDQFKIINDTLGHDIGDLLVQAVAKRLRSHVSEGAQTFRLGGDEFLLVTRGMEPSEVEKLANRILEDIRKPYLLEGNELYITGSIGISLSPQHGIERSSLLIAADTAMYQAKRRGKNQYCLYDEQMERELLRRMELEKDLRLALPREQFVVHYQPKWDAAANRAIGVEALLRWNHPLLGRIPPEEFIPIAEETGLIVPITRWVLGQACRDCFEWNEGRAEPLSVSVNMSVSVFDSKNLEDMVISALLHSGLDAHLLELEITETIVMHNVEDVIEQLNPIREMGVQISMDDFGAGYSALGSIDLIPFQTLKIDKLYMQQSDSPSKRAIIQTIIILAKQLNLEVIAEGVETEQQIAFLQSAGCSMMQGYYFSKPMSRADLDLWLQQSMVIDRSQTSQSLIG; via the coding sequence TTGGTCATATTACACGGAGAGTATAACGGCTGGGTTATTCTTCTCTCATTCATCATCGCATTATTCGTTTCGTACTCTGCCTTGAATCTGGTGTACAAAATCTCGCAGTCCAAAGGAAAGGTGCAGCTGGGCTGGATGCTCGCAGGCGCCTTTGTAATGGGCAGCGGGGTGTGGACCATGCATTTTATCGGGATGATGGCGTTTCATATCGGTATTCCTATTTCCTATAACGTTCCCATTACCTTATTGTCGATTACCGCAAGCATATGCGCGTCCTACGTTGCCTTCTATTTAACGCTGGCAAAAGAAATTAACCGCCTTAAGCTCCTTGGGGGCGGCTTTATCATGGGTGCGGGAATTGTCGCCATGCATTACACCGGAATGGCTTCGATGCATTCTCCCACAATGTCTATACAATATAACCCAATTATAGTTGTATTATCCGCCGTGATCGCCATCTTGGCTTCCTGCGCGGCGCTGTATTTCTTTATTAATTTCCGGGACGGCAGCAAGGCGGTATGGTCCAAATGGGCGGCTGCCTCGCTAATGGGGCTGGCGGTCTGCGGGATGCATTACACCGGAATGGGAGCCGCGTCCTTCTGGTGCGGCGAACCGATTGCCTCCTCGTTAACGGAAAATATCCCGATTAATCTGTTTCTTCTAATAAGTGTTACCCTGGTAACCCTTCTAATCATGCTCGTTACTTGGATTGCGATTTATCTGGACCGCACCGTGCTTGAGCGTATGGCCTACAGCGATCCGCTCACAGGCCTTGCCAACCGCCATGCGATGAACCGGTATTTCGATCAAAAGCTGGATAAAGCCCGTTCGTACGGTTTGCTCTTCCTCGATCTCGATCAGTTCAAAATCATCAATGACACGCTGGGTCATGATATCGGCGATTTGCTTGTACAAGCTGTCGCGAAGCGGCTTCGTTCCCATGTGAGCGAAGGGGCTCAGACCTTCCGCCTTGGAGGGGATGAATTCCTGTTGGTGACAAGAGGGATGGAGCCCTCTGAGGTGGAGAAGCTCGCCAATCGGATATTGGAGGACATACGCAAGCCGTATTTGCTGGAGGGCAATGAACTATATATCACCGGCAGTATCGGAATCAGCTTGTCTCCGCAGCACGGGATCGAGAGATCGTCGCTCCTGATTGCGGCGGATACCGCGATGTATCAAGCGAAGCGCAGGGGCAAGAACCAATACTGCCTCTACGACGAGCAGATGGAGCGGGAGCTGCTGCGCCGGATGGAGCTGGAGAAGGATCTCCGGCTAGCCTTGCCAAGAGAGCAGTTCGTTGTTCATTATCAGCCCAAATGGGATGCGGCCGCTAACCGGGCAATCGGCGTAGAAGCGCTCCTGCGCTGGAATCATCCTCTTCTGGGCCGGATTCCTCCGGAGGAATTTATTCCGATCGCGGAGGAGACGGGACTTATCGTACCGATTACCCGATGGGTGCTGGGACAGGCCTGCCGGGATTGCTTCGAATGGAATGAAGGCAGAGCGGAGCCGCTTAGCGTCTCGGTTAACATGTCCGTCAGCGTGTTCGACAGCAAGAATCTCGAGGATATGGTCATCTCGGCGCTCCTGCATTCCGGTCTGGATGCCCATCTCCTGGAGCTGGAGATTACGGAGACCATTGTGATGCACAACGTCGAGGATGTCATCGAGCAATTGAATCCCATTCGGGAGATGGGCGTTCAGATTTCGATGGATGATTTCGGGGCAGGTTATTCCGCGCTTGGTTCTATTGATCTGATCCCTTTCCAGACGTTAAAGATAGATAAGCTATACATGCAGCAGAGCGATTCGCCTTCGAAGCGCGCCATTATCCAGACGATTATTATATTGGCCAAGCAGCTTAATCTGGAGGTCATCGCCGAAGGAGTCGAAACGGAGCAGCAAATTGCGTTTCTGCAATCCGCGGGCTGCAGCATGATGCAGGGCTATTATTTCAGCAAGCCGATGTCGCGCGCTGATCTTGATCTTTGGTTACAGCAGTCGATGGTTATTGATAGAAGTCAAACGTCGCAGAGCTTGATCGGATAA
- a CDS encoding HD-GYP domain-containing protein → MNSQARIYLYLLLSLTVPLIVFMVLHMNPAWDYHLHSPNGHFYVVSIVSGLAFALAIAVGVAAIRLRNLKISFLSLSFVSLAALFLVHGLSTPREAYHTTALPSNAAQMSILLAVMWLWLSSMSSDRRIISWLSTHQRWLLPIWTASIAVICALLWLFSDQMSWLQMKQGPIKWTATLLIIGLNGWTMYRYLETYLSTRFPLQLAIVYSSGWMIAAQFINVMGKMWMLSWWIYHLLLLASISAMIIGIYYQYRSSGSYTMSLKQLFQNDPKEWIHTYMSPAVRELIRTTETRDAYTAGHNYRVALYAIQLGEELGLNSDQLRAIAQGGIVHDIGKLIVPDNILNKPGKLTPEERDIIEKHPVTGFNLCRRLGFMQEELAVIRSHHERWDGSGYPDALSGDNIPLLARVTAVADVYDALTSSRSYRAALSHEEAMTIILKERGKHFDPLCVDALVRIAGEKGWAFKASAS, encoded by the coding sequence TTGAACAGTCAGGCGAGAATCTATCTGTATCTTCTTTTATCGCTCACAGTCCCGCTTATCGTATTTATGGTCCTTCATATGAATCCCGCATGGGATTATCATCTTCATTCTCCTAACGGACATTTCTACGTGGTTAGCATAGTGTCCGGCTTGGCTTTTGCTCTTGCCATAGCGGTTGGCGTAGCTGCAATCCGGCTTCGCAATTTAAAAATCAGCTTTTTATCGTTGTCCTTCGTATCTTTAGCGGCGTTATTCCTTGTTCATGGATTGTCGACTCCGCGAGAGGCTTACCATACGACGGCCCTGCCAAGCAATGCGGCTCAAATGAGCATTTTGCTCGCGGTGATGTGGCTATGGCTGTCTTCGATGTCCTCGGACCGCCGCATAATCAGCTGGCTGTCGACGCATCAGCGCTGGCTGCTCCCGATCTGGACGGCATCGATTGCGGTGATTTGCGCGCTGCTATGGCTCTTCTCCGACCAGATGTCCTGGCTTCAAATGAAGCAGGGTCCAATCAAATGGACGGCAACCTTGCTTATTATCGGTTTGAACGGATGGACGATGTATCGATATCTGGAGACGTATCTGTCTACAAGATTTCCGCTGCAGCTGGCGATTGTATACAGCTCGGGATGGATGATTGCCGCGCAGTTCATTAATGTAATGGGCAAAATGTGGATGTTAAGCTGGTGGATCTACCACTTGCTGCTGCTGGCTTCCATTAGCGCCATGATTATTGGCATTTATTATCAGTACCGCAGCTCCGGCTCCTATACGATGTCGCTCAAGCAGCTGTTCCAGAATGATCCAAAGGAATGGATTCACACCTATATGTCGCCGGCGGTTCGCGAGCTTATCCGGACGACGGAAACACGCGACGCTTATACGGCGGGCCATAATTACCGCGTTGCGTTGTACGCGATACAGCTTGGAGAAGAGCTGGGACTGAATTCCGACCAGCTTCGGGCTATTGCGCAGGGCGGCATCGTGCATGATATCGGGAAGCTGATCGTTCCGGACAACATCCTGAATAAGCCGGGAAAGCTGACGCCGGAAGAGCGGGACATTATCGAAAAACATCCGGTGACCGGGTTCAACCTATGCCGTCGGTTAGGCTTTATGCAGGAGGAGCTGGCCGTTATCCGCTCCCATCATGAGCGTTGGGACGGAAGCGGCTATCCGGATGCGCTGAGCGGGGACAACATTCCTCTGCTGGCCCGCGTAACGGCCGTTGCGGATGTATATGATGCCTTGACATCCTCCCGTTCCTACCGCGCAGCCTTGTCGCATGAGGAAGCGATGACGATAATTTTGAAGGAGCGGGGAAAGCATTTTGACCCGTTATGCGTCGATGCGTTGGTGCGGATTGCGGGCGAGAAGGGCTGGGCCTTTAAAGCGTCGGCAAGCTGA
- the mgrA gene encoding L-glyceraldehyde 3-phosphate reductase, protein MTYAADKSRFEDMKYFRVGKSGLKLPAVSLGLWHNFGGNDRLENGRAMIHRAFDLGITHFDLANNYGPPPGSAEETFGKVLKQDMAAYRDQMIISTKAGYYMWEGPYGDWGSRKYLVSSLDQSLKRMDLEYVDIFYHHRPDPETPLEETMAALDHIVRSGKALYVGLSNYSAEQTAQASAILKQLGTPCLIHQPSYSMFNRWIEDGLQDVLDQEGIGSIVFSPLAGGLLTNRYLDGIPTDSRAGGPSVFLNSNSITEEKLAKVRALNEIAQSRGQSLAQMALAWVLRGGRVTSALIGASRVEQIDDNVAVLSRLDFSDDELQAIENILA, encoded by the coding sequence ATGACATACGCAGCAGACAAATCTCGTTTTGAAGACATGAAATACTTCCGCGTCGGCAAAAGCGGCCTCAAGCTGCCAGCCGTATCGCTTGGCTTATGGCATAACTTTGGCGGAAATGACCGTCTGGAGAACGGACGCGCTATGATCCACCGCGCCTTCGATCTGGGGATTACCCATTTCGACTTGGCGAACAACTATGGACCGCCTCCGGGCTCCGCTGAGGAGACTTTCGGTAAAGTTCTGAAGCAGGACATGGCGGCTTACCGCGACCAAATGATCATCTCCACTAAAGCGGGCTATTATATGTGGGAAGGCCCTTACGGCGACTGGGGCTCCCGTAAATATCTGGTTTCGAGCCTTGATCAAAGCTTGAAACGGATGGACCTGGAGTATGTGGATATTTTCTACCATCACCGTCCGGATCCGGAAACTCCGCTTGAAGAGACAATGGCTGCGCTCGACCATATCGTACGTTCGGGTAAAGCGCTGTATGTCGGTCTGTCCAACTACAGTGCAGAGCAGACGGCTCAAGCTTCGGCCATCCTGAAGCAGCTGGGCACGCCATGCTTGATCCATCAGCCATCGTATTCGATGTTCAACCGCTGGATCGAGGACGGCTTGCAAGATGTACTGGATCAAGAGGGCATCGGCTCTATCGTATTCTCGCCGCTTGCCGGCGGCTTGCTGACGAACCGTTACCTCGACGGTATTCCTACGGATTCCCGTGCGGGTGGACCAAGCGTCTTCCTGAACTCGAACAGCATCACCGAAGAGAAGCTTGCTAAAGTTCGCGCCCTGAACGAAATCGCTCAAAGCCGCGGCCAATCGCTTGCTCAAATGGCTCTTGCTTGGGTGCTTCGCGGCGGCCGCGTAACTTCCGCCCTGATCGGCGCAAGCCGCGTCGAGCAAATCGACGATAACGTTGCCGTACTCAGCCGTCTTGATTTCTCCGACGATGAGCTGCAGGCGATCGAGAACATCCTGGCTTAA
- a CDS encoding GrpB family protein, protein MEVRLSDYKEEWAQMFREEAEYLRSIFDGVEIRFEHFGSTAVPGMKAKPVIDMMGIVDDINKIDLFNDVTASLGYDVAGDWGIPGRRLFRKGGEQRTHHIHFYQSDSPQIGRHLIFRDYLRSHPEEAARYSSFKEQLARRYERTNEYSPAKKAFVSEMEQLALTWYSQTNE, encoded by the coding sequence ATGGAAGTGCGATTGAGTGATTACAAGGAAGAATGGGCGCAGATGTTTCGTGAGGAAGCGGAGTATCTGAGGTCTATCTTCGATGGGGTGGAGATCCGATTCGAGCATTTCGGAAGCACGGCTGTTCCGGGGATGAAAGCAAAGCCCGTTATCGATATGATGGGAATCGTTGACGATATTAACAAGATTGATTTGTTCAATGATGTGACGGCTTCTCTCGGATACGATGTAGCAGGCGACTGGGGTATCCCCGGCAGACGGCTGTTCCGTAAAGGCGGAGAGCAGCGTACCCACCATATTCACTTCTACCAATCGGATAGTCCCCAAATCGGCCGGCACCTCATCTTCCGTGATTATTTGCGGTCGCACCCGGAGGAAGCTGCCAGATACAGTAGCTTTAAAGAACAGCTTGCTCGGCGATACGAACGAACTAACGAATACAGCCCCGCCAAAAAAGCATTCGTAAGCGAAATGGAACAACTCGCCCTCACCTGGTACTCGCAAACAAACGAATAA